A window from Kovacikia minuta CCNUW1 encodes these proteins:
- a CDS encoding FG-GAP-like repeat-containing protein: MTLKIMPLGDSITHGWITNLDTGSGGYRVSLWNSLRNGGYDVDLVGTRSTGPSTIDRDHEGYPGYRIDQVAAIVDNLLVANQPDVVLLMLGTNDLLQDRSVGNAPNRLAGLIDQIYTQQPDVQILVASLPPLNYSSNDTQQVIDFNSLLPDIVESRFAQGRNIHLVDINRSMGVTDLADKIHPTASGYVKIANTWYDAIRSLVDFRSDRFDFNGDRNPDILWRNPTTGENQIWQMDRFSVTTMVPLPAVEDLNWTIAPIVDGNRDGNPDLVWYNSATGESKIWQMNGTAISTKISFPVMSGNNWAIQAITDLTQDGNPDFIWRNARTGENLIWHMNGTSVSTSVPLPIMEPSQWTISGQNDFDQNGNPDILWHNTSNGQTILWQMDGVTLSTAIELPGMEDSNWTIESSVDLNRDGSPDLLWHNSSTGENLMWQMSRISLTTTIPLPSMEDSNWTIEGMVDLNRDGNPDFIWHNLSTGENLAWQMNRTSLVTAFSLPSLEVPEWQIEGLQ, from the coding sequence ATGACTTTAAAAATTATGCCCTTAGGGGATTCAATTACTCACGGATGGATCACAAACCTTGATACGGGAAGTGGGGGGTACCGGGTGTCTCTCTGGAATTCCCTAAGGAATGGGGGGTATGACGTTGATTTGGTTGGCACGCGCTCCACTGGGCCTAGCACCATTGACCGGGATCACGAAGGTTATCCTGGCTATCGAATTGATCAGGTTGCAGCGATCGTAGACAACTTACTGGTCGCTAATCAGCCAGATGTGGTTCTTTTAATGCTGGGCACGAATGATTTATTACAGGATCGATCCGTTGGTAACGCGCCTAATCGTCTTGCAGGACTAATTGATCAAATTTATACCCAACAACCAGATGTCCAAATTTTAGTGGCGTCCTTGCCCCCGTTGAATTACTCCAGTAATGATACGCAGCAGGTAATCGATTTCAATTCCTTGCTTCCAGATATTGTTGAATCCAGGTTTGCTCAAGGGAGAAACATTCACCTGGTTGATATCAATCGCTCTATGGGTGTCACTGATCTGGCAGATAAAATTCATCCGACTGCAAGTGGCTACGTCAAAATTGCCAATACCTGGTACGACGCAATCCGTTCTCTGGTTGACTTTCGCTCCGATCGCTTCGATTTTAATGGAGACAGAAATCCAGATATTCTTTGGCGCAACCCAACGACTGGGGAAAACCAAATCTGGCAAATGGACAGGTTTTCTGTAACCACAATGGTGCCTTTGCCAGCGGTAGAAGATCTAAATTGGACGATCGCCCCCATCGTGGATGGGAACCGTGATGGGAACCCTGATTTAGTCTGGTACAACTCTGCTACAGGAGAGAGCAAAATTTGGCAGATGAATGGCACCGCCATCAGCACCAAAATTTCTTTCCCAGTTATGTCAGGCAATAATTGGGCAATTCAAGCGATAACTGACCTGACCCAGGATGGCAACCCAGATTTCATTTGGCGAAACGCTCGAACTGGAGAAAATTTGATCTGGCACATGAACGGGACTTCGGTCAGCACATCAGTTCCCCTTCCGATAATGGAACCGTCCCAATGGACGATCTCAGGGCAGAACGACTTTGACCAAAATGGCAACCCGGACATCCTCTGGCACAACACCAGCAATGGTCAAACCATCCTTTGGCAGATGGATGGAGTCACACTCAGCACCGCTATTGAACTACCTGGCATGGAAGATTCCAATTGGACAATTGAGAGCAGTGTTGACCTGAACCGGGATGGCAGCCCAGACCTCCTCTGGCACAACTCGTCCACCGGAGAAAATTTGATGTGGCAGATGAGTAGAATCTCTCTGACCACCACCATCCCGCTTCCCAGCATGGAAGATTCCAATTGGACAATTGAGGGCATGGTTGACCTGAACCGGGATGGCAACCCAGATTTCATTTGGCATAACTTATCAACGGGAGAAAATCTGGCGTGGCAGATGAACAGAACTTCCCTTGTTACCGCTTTTTCGCTTCCCAGTCTGGAGGTTCCTGAATGGCAAATTGAAGGTCTGCAATGA
- a CDS encoding DUF1643 domain-containing protein — MLAGAILDSTQTYRYSLWREWEPEAPRVGFVMLNPSRADAWVDDPTIRRCLGFARFWGYGSLEVVNLFAYRTANPRNLCQVPDPIGEENDFYLASLSQRVQRIIVAWGNWGTLYNRDRDAIALIATENVYGLGLTKLGNVRHPLYVRGDTMPIPYTALLSERYTGFDPSSVEPS, encoded by the coding sequence ATGCTCGCCGGAGCCATCCTGGACTCGACACAAACCTACCGCTACTCCCTCTGGCGAGAATGGGAACCGGAGGCTCCTAGAGTTGGCTTTGTGATGCTGAACCCCAGTCGAGCTGACGCATGGGTAGATGATCCAACGATTCGGCGTTGCCTTGGGTTTGCCCGTTTCTGGGGTTACGGTTCTCTGGAGGTCGTGAATTTGTTTGCGTATCGGACAGCAAATCCGCGTAATCTTTGCCAGGTGCCAGACCCGATCGGAGAAGAAAATGACTTCTATCTGGCTTCTCTGAGCCAACGAGTTCAACGAATTATTGTTGCCTGGGGCAATTGGGGAACCCTGTACAACCGCGATCGGGACGCGATCGCACTGATAGCGACCGAGAACGTTTATGGCTTGGGACTCACAAAGTTAGGAAATGTCCGGCATCCCCTGTACGTTAGGGGAGATACCATGCCGATTCCCTATACGGCGCTTTTGTCAGAGCGCTATACAGGGTTTGACCCATCGTCCGTAGAACCTTCTTAA
- a CDS encoding DICT sensory domain-containing protein produces the protein MSISLFRSIAAQYEHLRRINTVPMMNIIIRQIEDQILQHQLSVDFFAGFQRFSHFPEQHRRYSRLGGICRRVHLFGVPDYQPPPVAGVEYIALSPNSALTQEWFLLVDTSEFWATLVAKEAEGKDPITGGHRFDGIWSFDEVVVDRISLLISQEMEMPYQPVQQRNYSRQNAHISEICNRMLGTLEQSELNNQRRRMQLHTLQNIAEICSRNPLELLQDAAQIFQTAFGATGVIIVLQTANERCTVAAVEGEANGRGWKIPLSQGLSGQTIQQRRLIHIADLSRKLEGEPLLPTARTLISAPMFNRRIHGAITIGNAEPNRWTEEDAQTVMTAARMLAIQLERALSHNKNSTTATGPITGIRN, from the coding sequence ATGTCAATTTCTCTGTTTCGCTCGATCGCAGCTCAGTACGAGCATCTACGCCGCATTAACACCGTTCCGATGATGAATATCATCATTCGTCAAATTGAAGATCAGATTCTTCAACATCAGCTTTCAGTTGATTTTTTTGCCGGGTTTCAGCGGTTCTCCCATTTTCCTGAGCAACATCGACGTTACAGCCGCCTGGGTGGAATTTGTCGTAGGGTTCACCTCTTTGGGGTGCCAGATTACCAGCCGCCACCCGTTGCAGGAGTTGAATATATCGCGCTCTCGCCAAACTCTGCCTTAACTCAGGAATGGTTCCTGTTAGTAGACACGTCCGAATTTTGGGCGACCCTGGTCGCTAAGGAAGCCGAAGGCAAAGATCCGATTACTGGAGGACACCGATTTGATGGCATCTGGTCGTTTGATGAAGTTGTGGTTGACCGGATTTCGCTTTTAATATCTCAGGAGATGGAAATGCCCTACCAACCGGTTCAACAACGCAATTACAGCCGCCAAAATGCCCATATTTCAGAAATTTGCAACCGCATGCTGGGCACCCTGGAGCAGTCTGAACTCAACAATCAACGCCGCCGGATGCAGCTTCATACCCTTCAAAACATTGCTGAAATCTGCTCCAGGAATCCGCTGGAATTATTGCAAGATGCCGCACAAATTTTCCAGACTGCTTTTGGAGCAACAGGCGTCATTATTGTGCTTCAAACCGCAAATGAGCGGTGTACAGTTGCTGCCGTGGAAGGCGAAGCCAATGGACGGGGTTGGAAAATTCCCCTTTCCCAGGGGTTGAGCGGGCAAACCATCCAGCAAAGACGGCTAATCCACATCGCAGATTTAAGCCGAAAACTAGAAGGAGAACCGCTGCTCCCTACAGCCAGAACCCTGATATCCGCGCCTATGTTTAACCGTCGGATTCATGGTGCAATTACGATCGGCAATGCTGAACCCAATCGCTGGACAGAAGAAGATGCCCAAACCGTCATGACCGCAGCCAGAATGCTTGCCATTCAACTGGAACGGGCACTTAGCCATAACAAAAATTCAACCACTGCAACAGGTCCAATCACGGGTATTCGGAATTAA
- a CDS encoding SH3 domain-containing protein, which yields MTRVDKHGNADGKGKQESKVDRIAEVSVVHQPALLVGAGVALFAATAGLTSLVLHFRPSLLSGLGHAPWSASSMVCKTIATDPNPPLNVRSSPVSAPDNIIGKLRNGTQLTVVDENQGWLRISGPLDGWVFKELTVTSCLPAKLAKVTRPTPTDSSTNTLAEATEYYHAGNLEGAIALAQTIPANHSSYRLAQGTIAKWQQDWKIAETEYYASQKALSQGRWQEVLTRVKTFPDNRFWRAKLTPLVKASMQKEQGGR from the coding sequence ATGACCAGGGTAGATAAGCACGGAAACGCAGACGGGAAAGGCAAGCAGGAATCAAAAGTTGACAGAATCGCGGAGGTGTCTGTGGTTCATCAGCCTGCCCTGCTGGTTGGGGCGGGTGTCGCTCTGTTTGCTGCAACGGCAGGGTTAACCTCTCTGGTTCTGCACTTTCGTCCTTCCCTACTGTCCGGTTTAGGTCATGCCCCCTGGTCTGCATCTTCAATGGTGTGCAAAACGATCGCCACAGACCCCAATCCTCCGCTCAATGTCCGCTCCAGTCCGGTTTCTGCTCCAGATAATATCATTGGCAAACTGCGGAATGGAACTCAGTTAACGGTTGTGGACGAGAATCAAGGTTGGCTTAGAATCAGTGGACCGCTTGACGGTTGGGTTTTCAAAGAATTGACTGTAACCAGTTGTCTTCCTGCCAAACTGGCAAAGGTAACCAGACCAACTCCCACAGACAGCAGCACAAACACCCTGGCAGAGGCAACGGAATACTACCATGCTGGCAATCTTGAAGGGGCGATCGCCCTTGCCCAGACCATTCCCGCGAATCATTCCTCCTACCGCTTAGCCCAGGGGACGATCGCTAAGTGGCAGCAAGATTGGAAAATTGCTGAAACAGAATACTATGCTTCTCAAAAAGCGCTCAGCCAGGGCAGATGGCAGGAAGTTTTAACCAGAGTCAAAACCTTTCCCGACAATCGCTTCTGGCGGGCAAAACTTACCCCTCTGGTCAAAGCATCGATGCAGAAGGAACAAGGAGGTAGGTGA
- a CDS encoding WD40 repeat domain-containing protein — protein sequence MGTFGIYWNVTSTRLSGLEQEILYWLAIAREPIPLEELRADLLLPESRLKLTETLDFLKRRSLLEIISTGFTLQPAVMEYVTNRLIEGVFEEIVQLCGGEEAEGRSQRAEGEDAETRRHGDTKGKAEDRGQRGEGNVQHSALSTQHSNSNSTQNSKLKTQNPLSTPLLRNHGLIKATAKDYIREAQTRLILEPVAGQLRAVFDTPEDIKVALMQWIASLQGKPALRTGYIGGNILNLLCYLQVDLTDFDFSHLTLWQADLRRAILHGVNFTRSDLSRSAFTETFGNVLSVAFSPDGKTLAKSDEQGWVSLWQIETGKQLLFFKAHGNWVFSVAFSPDGATLGYRRARPHSQTLG from the coding sequence TTGGGGACATTCGGGATCTATTGGAACGTCACTTCAACCCGTCTCTCCGGTCTTGAGCAGGAAATCCTGTACTGGCTTGCGATCGCCCGTGAACCCATTCCCTTAGAAGAACTTAGAGCCGATCTGCTCTTACCCGAATCCCGCCTGAAGCTAACTGAAACGCTGGATTTCCTCAAGCGGCGATCGCTCCTCGAAATCATCTCCACCGGATTCACCCTCCAACCCGCTGTGATGGAATACGTCACAAATCGGTTGATTGAAGGCGTTTTTGAAGAAATTGTGCAACTCTGTGGAGGCGAGGAAGCAGAGGGCAGAAGCCAGAGGGCAGAAGGAGAAGATGCGGAGACACGGAGACACGGAGACACGAAAGGCAAGGCAGAGGACAGAGGGCAGAGGGGAGAAGGCAATGTTCAGCACTCAGCACTCAGCACTCAGCACTCAAATTCAAATTCAACTCAAAACTCAAAACTCAAAACTCAAAACCCTCTTTCCACCCCCCTCCTCAGAAACCACGGCCTGATCAAAGCCACTGCCAAAGATTACATTCGGGAAGCCCAAACCCGCCTGATTTTGGAGCCTGTAGCTGGGCAACTTCGGGCAGTGTTCGACACCCCTGAAGATATCAAAGTTGCTCTGATGCAATGGATCGCTTCACTTCAGGGCAAACCCGCCCTTCGGACTGGCTACATTGGGGGCAATATCCTCAACCTGCTCTGCTATTTGCAAGTTGACCTGACTGATTTTGACTTCTCTCATCTGACGCTGTGGCAGGCTGATCTACGTCGAGCCATTCTTCACGGGGTGAATTTTACCCGTTCAGATCTCTCCCGATCGGCCTTTACAGAAACCTTTGGTAACGTTTTGTCCGTAGCGTTCAGTCCCGATGGCAAAACTCTGGCAAAAAGCGACGAGCAGGGTTGGGTTAGTCTCTGGCAAATCGAAACAGGCAAACAACTGCTTTTCTTCAAGGCTCATGGTAACTGGGTATTTTCAGTCGCATTCAGCCCCGATGGGGCAACCCTGGGCTACCGGCGGGCTAGACCGCACAGTCAAACTTTGGGATAG
- a CDS encoding sensor histidine kinase translates to MSNGSSHQFTPPTLDEGSNQALHLESTVQDLPLYRFQIESDRRGAELAQVFEQNPLLPGAILVEQEQLLGMISRQRLLEYLIRPHGIDFFLKEPLRVLYSYARSEVLLLLGNTPIIVAAQQALRRSPEFIGEPILVQIDPQSHYLLDVHSLNIAYWQIRGIETQVRYERAQAQMIQSDKMASLGRLVDGVAHEILDPVSFIWGNLSHVTAYSECLLQLLAAYEKHLPNPPREIVHLKAEIELDYLRQDLPQTIESIRSGADRLSKLATSLQNFCHIDEVYPKPADLHELLDSILLLLKSHLTSEIQVNKHYDHLPPVLCYAGLLNQVFMNILSNAVNALINQAVSQQVNLDFANRQLPAQPITLSSKPTIEITTRIRSLPNPNGNPSRWVSICIADNGPGLSPEAQKQILESFSVKKRAAKETSLALSYQIITAKHGGKLEVRSRRAPDSVSCSQSNGETVIPSSNEEPGDTGTEFEILLPLT, encoded by the coding sequence GTGTCAAACGGATCTAGCCACCAATTCACCCCGCCAACTCTGGATGAAGGGAGCAACCAGGCGCTGCATCTGGAATCCACTGTTCAGGATTTGCCGCTCTATCGGTTTCAGATTGAGTCCGATCGTCGGGGGGCGGAGCTTGCCCAGGTGTTTGAGCAAAACCCTTTGCTGCCGGGAGCCATTTTGGTCGAGCAGGAGCAATTGCTCGGTATGATTTCTCGACAAAGATTACTGGAATATCTGATCCGCCCCCACGGGATTGATTTTTTTCTAAAGGAACCCCTGCGTGTTCTGTACAGTTATGCCCGGAGTGAAGTGCTGTTGCTGTTGGGGAACACGCCAATTATTGTGGCGGCTCAACAGGCACTACGACGATCGCCCGAATTTATCGGCGAACCCATTCTGGTTCAGATCGACCCTCAATCCCATTATTTGCTTGATGTTCATTCTCTCAACATTGCCTACTGGCAAATTCGAGGTATCGAAACGCAGGTTCGTTATGAGCGCGCTCAGGCGCAAATGATCCAGAGCGATAAAATGGCAAGTCTGGGACGGCTTGTGGATGGGGTTGCCCATGAAATTCTAGATCCAGTTAGTTTTATTTGGGGTAACCTCAGCCACGTTACAGCCTACAGCGAGTGTCTGCTGCAATTGCTGGCTGCCTATGAGAAACATCTGCCCAATCCTCCCCGCGAAATTGTTCACTTAAAAGCGGAGATAGAACTTGACTATCTCCGCCAGGACTTGCCACAAACCATTGAGAGTATTCGATCTGGTGCCGATCGCCTGTCAAAATTGGCAACGAGCTTGCAGAACTTTTGCCATATCGATGAGGTATATCCCAAACCTGCCGATTTGCATGAATTACTGGATAGCATTTTGCTCCTGCTTAAAAGCCATCTGACGAGCGAAATTCAGGTGAATAAACACTATGACCATTTGCCACCCGTGCTGTGCTACGCGGGGCTATTGAACCAGGTGTTTATGAACATCCTCAGTAATGCAGTGAATGCCCTGATTAATCAGGCAGTTAGCCAGCAGGTCAATTTGGATTTTGCGAATCGGCAGTTACCAGCCCAACCCATCACGCTGTCTTCTAAACCGACGATCGAAATCACGACTCGAATTCGCTCTCTCCCGAACCCAAATGGCAACCCATCGCGGTGGGTTTCGATTTGTATTGCAGACAATGGTCCTGGATTATCTCCCGAAGCTCAAAAGCAGATCCTAGAGTCCTTTTCGGTCAAGAAACGGGCGGCAAAAGAAACCAGTCTAGCGCTCAGCTACCAGATCATTACAGCAAAGCATGGAGGCAAGCTGGAGGTGCGATCGCGGCGTGCCCCTGACTCAGTTTCTTGCTCCCAATCTAATGGAGAAACTGTTATTCCGTCTTCAAATGAAGAACCTGGCGACACAGGTACAGAGTTTGAAATTCTTCTCCCTCTTACCTGA
- a CDS encoding acyltransferase — protein MIYDVQQPDSLLRAQRRASLITAVFGSIPLFIGRKLRRFVYRTVFADLGADVNIEPGLELIGAYGISIGNQSSISSNVALNCWVPNSKIVIHDRVRIDRGVFLNPLGGRIEIDDMTYIGPYVCVGGPGRIKIGRNCLIASHTSMYANSHNFSNLDIPISKQGLTCKGIQIEDDCWLGTGVRILDGVTIGKGSVIGAGAVVTKDIPPYSVAVGVPAKVIKNRESNQRVLIPPIN, from the coding sequence ATGATTTACGATGTTCAGCAGCCAGATTCCTTGTTGCGAGCACAACGGAGAGCTTCTCTAATAACCGCTGTGTTTGGTTCTATTCCTCTGTTTATTGGTAGGAAATTGCGTCGGTTTGTTTATCGAACAGTTTTTGCCGATTTGGGAGCAGATGTAAATATTGAACCGGGTTTGGAATTAATTGGTGCCTATGGAATTTCTATTGGCAACCAGTCTTCTATTTCTTCTAATGTGGCTCTTAACTGTTGGGTTCCTAACAGCAAAATTGTCATCCACGATCGGGTACGTATCGATCGTGGAGTATTCCTTAATCCATTAGGTGGACGCATCGAAATTGACGATATGACCTATATCGGTCCCTATGTTTGTGTAGGAGGTCCTGGAAGAATTAAAATCGGTCGGAATTGTTTAATTGCTTCCCACACAAGTATGTATGCCAATAGTCACAACTTTTCTAATCTCGATATTCCTATTAGCAAACAGGGATTAACTTGTAAAGGGATTCAGATTGAGGATGATTGTTGGTTAGGTACAGGCGTCAGAATACTCGATGGGGTCACCATTGGAAAAGGAAGTGTGATTGGAGCTGGAGCAGTTGTTACAAAAGACATTCCACCCTATTCAGTTGCTGTTGGAGTTCCTGCTAAGGTGATTAAAAACCGTGAGTCAAACCAACGAGTATTAATTCCACCTATCAATTAA
- a CDS encoding WD40 repeat domain-containing protein: MGQPWATGGLDRTVKLWDRHTGECLQTVQIHEGGISAVAYIPLAEATRATSSTQRSRTLLASSSADQTIKLIDLQTGACQINLVGHQGIVRAIALSPNGQTLASASLDHTIKLWNIHTGECLKTLEDTTAIYAVAFVAIEVEVQKQQDREDGGDREEWGDEGGAEDQPSPLSALLASAGDDGTIKLWNIATGECLQVLEGHGDRVWSLAASQTGKVLVSGSDDKTVKIWDVDTGQCLKTLQGHQNRIWSVTLSPDGQTLASGSNDRTLRLWHLNSGQCLRIFQGYDNGTSPIAFLAQGCLKAEGRGQKAEAHSPFPHLLTFSADQIVRLWNWQTNQCLKAIPLPTKAAMQAALSPDGQTLASGSLDHTIRLCDVASGNCLKTLQGHTAWVRTVTFSPNGALLASASGDQTIKIWDIQTGQCLHTLRGHTNPTQTVAFSPDGKTLASGSWDWTVKLWEIASGTCLHTLQGHTDQLRAVEFSPDGQTLVSSSLDQTLRLWNVVTGQCCQVLDAHTADVEAIALSPNGQLLASASQDSTIRLWHLPTGACLHVLAVQTGYSGTLVFSADSCMLAIGGKDGICTLWQIQETSSELKPQQTLQVPRPYEGMNITLIEGLTDAQKASLRALGAIVE; encoded by the coding sequence ATGGGGCAACCCTGGGCTACCGGCGGGCTAGACCGCACAGTCAAACTTTGGGATAGACATACAGGTGAGTGTCTGCAAACCGTTCAAATTCACGAAGGCGGAATTTCAGCGGTTGCCTATATTCCCCTGGCAGAAGCTACCCGCGCAACTTCATCAACCCAGAGAAGCAGAACTCTTCTTGCCAGTAGCAGTGCCGATCAGACGATCAAACTCATCGATCTCCAAACCGGTGCGTGTCAAATCAATCTGGTTGGACACCAGGGAATTGTACGCGCGATCGCCCTCTCCCCCAACGGCCAAACCCTGGCTAGTGCCAGCCTCGATCACACCATCAAGCTCTGGAATATTCACACAGGTGAGTGCCTGAAAACCCTGGAAGATACCACAGCAATTTACGCTGTTGCCTTTGTAGCCATAGAGGTAGAAGTACAGAAACAACAAGATAGGGAAGATGGGGGAGACAGGGAGGAATGGGGGGATGAGGGAGGTGCAGAGGATCAACCGTCTCCGCTCTCCGCCCTTCTCGCCAGCGCTGGTGATGATGGCACGATTAAGCTGTGGAATATCGCAACAGGCGAGTGCTTACAGGTGTTGGAGGGGCACGGCGATCGCGTCTGGAGCCTTGCTGCCAGCCAAACAGGCAAAGTCCTGGTTAGCGGCAGCGATGACAAAACTGTCAAGATTTGGGATGTAGATACCGGTCAATGCCTCAAGACCTTGCAGGGACACCAAAACCGAATTTGGTCAGTTACCCTCAGTCCTGATGGTCAAACCCTTGCCAGCGGTAGCAACGATCGCACCCTCCGCCTCTGGCATCTCAACAGTGGGCAATGCCTGCGTATTTTTCAAGGCTACGACAACGGCACCTCACCGATCGCCTTTCTAGCACAGGGGTGTCTGAAGGCAGAAGGCAGAGGGCAGAAGGCAGAAGCCCACTCCCCATTCCCCCATCTCCTCACCTTCAGTGCGGATCAAATCGTCCGCCTTTGGAATTGGCAAACCAACCAATGCCTTAAAGCCATCCCGCTGCCCACCAAAGCAGCCATGCAAGCTGCCCTCAGCCCTGATGGGCAAACCCTTGCCAGTGGCAGTTTAGACCATACGATCCGGTTATGTGATGTAGCGAGTGGGAACTGTTTGAAAACATTGCAGGGCCATACAGCCTGGGTCAGAACGGTTACCTTCAGTCCCAATGGGGCATTGCTGGCAAGTGCCAGCGGCGACCAAACCATTAAGATTTGGGATATTCAAACGGGGCAGTGTTTACACACCCTGAGGGGACACACAAACCCAACCCAAACGGTTGCCTTTAGCCCAGATGGTAAGACTCTTGCCAGCGGCAGTTGGGACTGGACTGTGAAACTTTGGGAAATTGCAAGTGGGACCTGTCTCCATACTCTACAGGGGCACACCGACCAGCTGCGGGCGGTTGAGTTCAGCCCAGATGGGCAAACTTTAGTTAGTAGTAGCCTGGATCAAACCCTACGTTTGTGGAATGTGGTGACAGGGCAATGCTGCCAAGTTCTAGATGCCCACACTGCCGATGTGGAAGCGATCGCCCTCTCTCCCAACGGGCAACTCCTTGCCAGTGCCAGTCAGGACAGCACTATCCGGCTATGGCATCTCCCCACAGGTGCTTGTCTCCATGTCCTAGCTGTGCAAACGGGTTACAGTGGCACACTGGTCTTTAGCGCTGACAGCTGCATGCTGGCGATCGGGGGTAAAGATGGCATTTGCACGCTCTGGCAAATTCAAGAAACCTCTTCTGAATTAAAACCACAACAAACCCTCCAGGTTCCCCGCCCCTATGAAGGCATGAATATTACCCTCATTGAGGGCTTAACCGATGCTCAAAAAGCCAGCCTACGTGCTCTAGGAGCGATCGTTGAGTAG